The Salegentibacter mishustinae genome includes a window with the following:
- a CDS encoding motility-associated ABC transporter substrate-binding family protein: MKNFKFNVMILALFALIFTSCSKDENSGVEQQVSDEVAELYLGPVLNAEIRKALQKQEADLPECSDDAPAYAQISLVYGDADTPVDVIVPIIMDGNDLFTAYDEALEIPVASGETTVSVTLNDFLVWNDDGGAPGEVIWAAPKTGSDFGGIVSQSLPFSWDLRAGSKTYTDVEVLCFDDREVNLYGYQFFDIIPVEIYEFCVFANYCNDAGRHFTANYTFDITYIGDDNNIPLYTGEMPMAGNTEDDDSGDWYADPLCLAIPAPIYGEGPDTDYIRVTATLANWDANYPAPGAVDPISADLSWNEVQSFFVDDDNMDYWHIFFNCGDDDGGQNGSDDDEDGVPNDIDECPGTDPGVEVDEVGCESIQVPGRDVVVLNDVNIFDNGAMEDSDNVQFVKNLINFTTTGERNDGTTFMFDFGRNSSCNLCVPWSTMRDLIQTEGFTISDISSSSGTLTNIPEEVKIIMLVTPNVQYTVEEINTLKQFASEGGRIIFMGEHEGFYGASGIAIENQFLISMGAVLTNTGGQVDCGYTVLPSTSNRDHPIMADIDDLTIACASVIEPGEGDFPLFYDSTNELVLGGVAKIDTAPITELAQVERSKIRHSNTKLPNPSSSTGY, translated from the coding sequence ATGAAAAATTTTAAATTCAACGTGATGATTTTGGCGCTTTTTGCCCTTATTTTCACTTCTTGTAGTAAGGATGAGAACTCAGGAGTCGAGCAACAAGTTTCAGATGAAGTAGCCGAGCTGTACTTAGGTCCAGTGCTTAATGCTGAGATAAGAAAAGCTCTCCAAAAACAAGAGGCCGACCTTCCTGAATGTTCAGATGATGCACCAGCTTATGCACAAATTTCTTTGGTATATGGTGATGCAGATACTCCTGTAGATGTTATTGTGCCCATAATAATGGATGGAAATGATTTGTTTACAGCTTATGATGAAGCTCTGGAAATTCCTGTGGCGTCAGGCGAAACTACAGTGTCTGTTACCTTAAACGATTTTCTTGTATGGAATGACGATGGAGGTGCTCCAGGAGAAGTAATATGGGCAGCTCCCAAGACTGGAAGCGATTTTGGAGGCATCGTTTCTCAATCCCTTCCTTTTAGTTGGGATTTGAGAGCGGGATCCAAAACCTATACTGATGTTGAGGTATTGTGCTTTGATGACCGGGAGGTGAATCTGTATGGTTATCAATTCTTTGATATTATACCTGTCGAAATTTATGAATTCTGTGTATTTGCAAATTACTGTAACGATGCAGGAAGACATTTTACCGCTAATTATACTTTTGATATAACTTATATAGGTGATGATAACAATATTCCGTTATATACCGGCGAGATGCCAATGGCAGGAAATACAGAAGATGACGATTCAGGCGACTGGTATGCCGATCCTTTATGTTTAGCTATTCCAGCTCCTATATATGGAGAGGGACCCGATACTGATTATATTAGAGTTACGGCTACCCTGGCCAATTGGGATGCTAATTATCCTGCACCAGGCGCTGTAGATCCTATTTCTGCTGATTTAAGCTGGAACGAGGTACAAAGTTTCTTTGTAGATGATGACAACATGGATTACTGGCATATATTCTTTAATTGCGGAGATGATGATGGTGGTCAAAACGGCTCAGACGATGATGAGGATGGAGTACCTAATGATATTGATGAATGTCCTGGTACAGATCCTGGAGTAGAAGTGGATGAAGTTGGTTGCGAAAGTATTCAGGTGCCAGGAAGAGATGTAGTTGTTTTAAATGACGTTAATATTTTTGATAATGGTGCGATGGAGGATTCAGACAATGTTCAGTTTGTTAAGAACCTGATCAATTTTACCACTACTGGTGAGAGAAACGACGGAACTACCTTTATGTTTGATTTTGGTAGGAATTCCAGTTGTAACTTGTGTGTTCCATGGAGTACGATGCGTGATTTAATCCAGACCGAAGGTTTCACAATTTCTGATATAAGCTCGTCTAGCGGTACGCTTACCAATATTCCTGAGGAAGTAAAAATCATCATGCTTGTGACTCCTAATGTTCAATATACAGTTGAAGAGATCAATACCTTAAAACAATTTGCTTCAGAAGGAGGCAGAATCATCTTTATGGGTGAACATGAGGGCTTCTACGGCGCATCTGGGATCGCAATTGAAAACCAATTTTTGATAAGTATGGGCGCCGTATTAACTAATACTGGTGGCCAGGTTGATTGTGGTTATACTGTATTGCCCTCAACCTCAAACAGAGATCATCCTATTATGGCAGATATAGATGACTTAACTATTGCTTGTGCATCTGTAATAGAACCTGGAGAAGGAGATTTTCCTTTATTTTACGATTCAACAAATGAACTAGTATTAGGCGGGGTTGCAAAAATTGATACAGCTCCAATTACTGAGCTAGCGCAGGTTGAAAGATCGAAAATTAGACACTCTAATACTAAATTGCCTAATCCTTCTTCGTCAACTGGATATTAA
- a CDS encoding alpha/beta hydrolase, which produces MSTEKQLSYQITNTYSVLNNFTEKTKTVWLVCHGIGYLSRYFLRHFNHLNTEENYIIAPQAQSKYYLKNEYKHVGASWLTKERTEAETENVLNYLDEVYKAEDLKNAPRLIILGYSQGVSVATRWIAKRKINCDELIMHSGKVPAELERENFQFLKNTNFTFIYGTEDEYLKKGIIEVEEKRLKELFPNNFEIKTFNGGHEVNTEIIAEFT; this is translated from the coding sequence ATGAGCACCGAAAAGCAGCTTTCTTATCAAATCACCAACACCTACAGCGTTTTAAACAATTTTACTGAAAAAACAAAAACGGTATGGTTGGTTTGCCACGGAATTGGTTATTTGAGCAGGTATTTTTTAAGGCATTTTAATCATCTAAATACCGAAGAAAATTATATTATCGCTCCGCAAGCGCAGTCTAAATATTACCTAAAAAACGAGTACAAACATGTGGGCGCCTCCTGGCTAACTAAAGAGCGTACTGAAGCCGAAACAGAAAATGTTCTTAACTATCTGGACGAAGTTTATAAGGCTGAAGATCTAAAAAATGCACCAAGATTAATAATTTTAGGCTACTCCCAGGGCGTTTCGGTGGCAACACGTTGGATTGCCAAACGAAAGATTAATTGTGACGAATTAATTATGCATTCGGGAAAAGTTCCTGCGGAATTAGAGAGGGAAAACTTTCAATTTTTAAAAAATACAAACTTCACCTTTATCTATGGAACTGAAGATGAATACCTAAAAAAAGGAATTATCGAAGTGGAGGAAAAAAGACTAAAAGAATTATTTCCTAATAATTTTGAAATAAAAACATTTAACGGCGGGCACGAAGTTAATACAGAAATAATTGCGGAATTTACATAA
- a CDS encoding NRAMP family divalent metal transporter — translation MKQKNTSSKTSILKSIGPGFLLAGAAIGVSHLVQATRAGADYGFILIWVLIIACISKYPFLEFGPRLAAGTGNHLITGYKKLGKFPYWIYILITIGNMFIIQAAVTIVTAGLAERLFNFGWSPFLWSGIILIACIALLLIGKYPGLDKSMKVIVTLLTFATLAAVIMAFGAGTVNDALTTESPSLWTTASLGFIIAFMGWMPIPLDASVWHSIWTKEKAVQNKQKISVKGAFADFNVGYLSAAFIGLLFFLLGVLVMFGSGTSFSSNSVEFSSQLVELYGKTLGEWSKPLISVAAFVTMLSTVLTVTDAYPRVISELKNPEKEKPEDKKEKWKIYRISIFIIPVLSLSILYFLSGSFTILVDFAAGLSFLSAPFLAWFNYKLVTGKQMPEKHRPGKNYRVFSLICFALLVVFNFVYLYYTFLS, via the coding sequence ATGAAACAGAAAAATACTTCTTCTAAAACTTCCATCTTAAAAAGTATTGGCCCTGGTTTTTTATTAGCTGGAGCAGCTATTGGAGTTTCTCATTTGGTACAAGCCACCCGAGCAGGGGCAGATTATGGATTTATTTTAATTTGGGTTTTGATTATAGCCTGCATTTCAAAATATCCTTTTTTGGAATTTGGCCCCAGGCTTGCCGCCGGTACCGGAAATCACCTAATTACCGGATATAAAAAACTGGGTAAATTCCCATACTGGATTTATATATTGATTACGATAGGAAATATGTTTATTATACAGGCCGCAGTGACCATTGTTACCGCAGGTTTAGCCGAGCGACTATTCAATTTTGGCTGGTCCCCTTTTCTTTGGAGTGGGATTATTCTTATTGCGTGTATCGCTTTACTTTTAATAGGAAAATATCCCGGCCTGGATAAAAGTATGAAGGTGATCGTCACTTTATTGACTTTTGCCACTCTTGCTGCTGTAATTATGGCTTTTGGGGCGGGAACAGTGAATGATGCACTAACTACCGAATCGCCTTCGCTATGGACTACTGCTAGTTTAGGTTTTATAATTGCTTTTATGGGATGGATGCCTATACCTTTAGATGCTTCGGTTTGGCACTCCATTTGGACCAAAGAAAAGGCGGTTCAGAATAAACAGAAGATTTCAGTAAAAGGTGCTTTTGCCGATTTTAACGTGGGCTATCTTTCGGCTGCTTTTATTGGATTATTATTCTTTTTGCTAGGCGTTTTAGTCATGTTTGGCAGCGGTACTTCGTTTTCCAGCAACAGTGTAGAATTCTCGAGCCAGTTGGTGGAACTGTACGGAAAAACTCTTGGGGAATGGAGCAAGCCTTTGATCTCTGTAGCAGCTTTTGTTACCATGTTAAGTACAGTTCTAACAGTTACTGATGCTTACCCGAGAGTAATTTCTGAATTAAAAAACCCAGAAAAAGAAAAACCTGAAGACAAAAAAGAGAAATGGAAAATTTACCGAATTTCCATTTTCATTATCCCGGTTCTTTCGCTTTCTATTTTGTATTTTCTTTCTGGTTCTTTTACCATTTTGGTAGATTTCGCCGCCGGACTTTCATTTCTATCTGCACCATTTCTAGCCTGGTTTAATTATAAATTAGTTACAGGAAAGCAAATGCCTGAAAAACACCGCCCGGGAAAGAATTACAGAGTTTTCAGCTTGATTTGTTTCGCTCTTTTAGTGGTGTTTAATTTCGTGTATTTGTATTATACATTTTTGAGTTAA
- the dnaK gene encoding molecular chaperone DnaK has product MSKIIGIDLGTTNSCVAVMEGNEPTVIPNAEGKRTTPSVIAFVEGGEIKVGDPAKRQAVTNPEKTISSIKRFMGNKYSESSKEAGRVPYKVVKGDNDTPRVDVDGRKYTPQELSAMVLQKMKKTAEDYLGQDVTEAVITVPAYFNDSQRQATKEAGEIAGLKVSRIINEPTAAALAYGLDKKSQDQKIAVYDLGGGTFDISILELGDGVFEVLSTNGDTHLGGDDFDEVLIDYLADTFQKAEDIDLRKDPMALQRLKEAAEKAKIELSSSSQTEINLPYVTATSSGPKHLVETISRSKFEQLASELVTRSMEPVKKALSDAGLSKSDIDEVILVGGSTRIPKIQEEVEAFFGKKPSKGVNPDEVVAIGAAIQGGVLTGDVKDVLLLDVTPLSLGIETMGGVNTKLIESNTTIPTKKSQTFSTAADNQPSVEIHVLQGERPMAADNKTIGRFHLDGIPPAPRGTPQIEVTFDIDANGIIKVSATDKATGKSQDIRIEASSGLTEEEIEKMKKEAEANADADKQAKEKVDKLNEADAMIFQTEKQLKEFGDKISEDKKKPVEEALEELKKAYETKELDQITPALDKLNEAWKTASEEMYKAQAEAQGGQGGPQQGATGAEGGQQAGGDSKSGDDVEDVDFEEVK; this is encoded by the coding sequence ATGAGTAAAATAATTGGAATTGACTTAGGTACTACCAACTCTTGCGTTGCCGTAATGGAAGGTAACGAGCCTACGGTAATACCTAATGCCGAAGGAAAAAGAACTACACCTTCTGTAATCGCATTTGTAGAAGGTGGCGAAATAAAAGTTGGTGACCCGGCTAAGCGTCAGGCAGTAACTAACCCAGAAAAAACTATTTCGTCTATTAAACGTTTTATGGGGAACAAATATTCTGAATCTTCTAAAGAAGCAGGAAGAGTTCCTTATAAAGTAGTAAAAGGTGATAATGATACGCCACGTGTAGATGTGGATGGAAGAAAATATACTCCGCAGGAACTTTCTGCAATGGTACTTCAAAAAATGAAGAAAACCGCAGAAGATTATCTTGGACAGGATGTAACAGAGGCGGTAATTACCGTACCTGCATACTTTAACGATTCTCAGCGACAGGCTACAAAAGAAGCTGGTGAGATCGCTGGTTTAAAAGTAAGCCGTATTATAAACGAGCCTACTGCAGCAGCATTAGCTTACGGACTTGATAAAAAATCTCAGGACCAAAAGATCGCAGTTTATGACCTTGGTGGTGGTACTTTTGATATCTCTATCCTGGAATTAGGTGATGGTGTATTTGAAGTATTGTCTACAAATGGTGATACGCACCTTGGTGGTGATGATTTTGATGAAGTTCTAATCGATTATCTTGCAGATACTTTCCAAAAGGCTGAAGATATTGATCTAAGAAAAGACCCAATGGCACTTCAGCGTTTAAAAGAAGCTGCTGAAAAAGCTAAAATTGAGTTGTCTTCTTCAAGTCAAACTGAAATTAATTTACCTTATGTAACGGCAACTTCAAGCGGACCAAAACACCTTGTAGAAACTATTAGCCGTTCTAAATTTGAGCAGTTAGCTTCAGAATTGGTAACCCGTTCTATGGAGCCGGTTAAGAAAGCACTTAGCGATGCAGGTCTTTCAAAAAGTGATATCGATGAGGTAATTCTTGTTGGTGGTTCTACCCGTATTCCTAAAATTCAGGAAGAAGTAGAGGCATTCTTTGGTAAAAAACCTTCTAAAGGTGTAAACCCAGATGAGGTTGTTGCTATTGGTGCAGCTATCCAGGGTGGTGTATTAACCGGAGATGTAAAAGATGTATTGCTACTTGATGTTACTCCACTTTCTTTAGGTATTGAAACTATGGGAGGAGTTAACACTAAGTTGATTGAATCTAACACAACGATTCCAACCAAGAAATCACAAACATTCTCTACCGCGGCCGATAATCAGCCTTCAGTAGAAATCCACGTGTTGCAGGGTGAGCGTCCAATGGCAGCAGATAATAAAACAATTGGTAGATTCCACTTGGACGGAATTCCACCAGCGCCAAGAGGAACTCCTCAAATTGAAGTGACTTTTGATATTGATGCCAATGGTATCATTAAAGTAAGTGCTACCGATAAAGCAACTGGAAAATCTCAGGATATCCGAATCGAGGCTTCTTCAGGATTAACAGAAGAAGAAATCGAGAAAATGAAGAAAGAAGCTGAAGCAAATGCTGATGCCGATAAGCAAGCCAAAGAAAAAGTAGATAAGCTTAACGAAGCTGATGCTATGATCTTCCAAACTGAAAAGCAGTTGAAAGAATTTGGCGATAAGATTTCTGAAGATAAGAAAAAGCCGGTAGAGGAAGCTTTAGAAGAATTGAAGAAAGCTTACGAAACTAAGGAGCTTGATCAAATCACTCCTGCTTTAGACAAATTGAACGAAGCCTGGAAAACAGCTTCTGAAGAAATGTATAAAGCACAAGCTGAAGCACAAGGCGGACAAGGTGGACCACAACAGGGTGCTACCGGAGCTGAAGGCGGACAGCAAGCTGGAGGAGATTCTAAAAGCGGAGACGACGTAGAAGATGTAGATTTTGAGGAGGTGAAGTAA
- a CDS encoding L-serine ammonia-lyase, with product MRKIECISVFDMLKVGVGPSSSHTLGPWRAAQRWIAELKQKGTFDDVEQIHIDLYGSLSLTGIGHATDIATVLGLCGHDPVTMDISVIDPEIQKIRETKKLQFNGEKEINFSIENDVKFNKKFLEFHPNGMTFRAKLKNGKKTSSSFYSIGGGFVVKKERKNASKKMKKFMEFPYPIEKATELLAYCKAENKPISEIVLENEKSLRTEEEINAGLKQIWDVMLESMFIGCHTEGTLPGGLNVKRRSFEMHQRLIGEEKYDSPEDWITAIRRTEVKFRQILKWVSCFAISVNEVNASLGRVVTAPTNGSAGTVPSVMMYYMVIENHKATFEDMKRFMLVAGEIGSLFKKGATISAAMGGCQAEIGVSSAMAAGGLTELLGGTPEQVLMAAEIAMEHHLGLTCDPIAGLVQVPCIERNAMGAIKAINAAEIALESDATKAKVPLDKVIETMWDTAKDMNSKYKETSEGGLAVKVSLSDC from the coding sequence ATGCGAAAAATTGAATGTATTAGCGTTTTTGATATGTTGAAGGTTGGCGTAGGCCCTTCCAGTTCTCATACTTTAGGCCCCTGGCGTGCAGCACAACGCTGGATTGCAGAATTAAAGCAAAAAGGCACTTTTGATGACGTAGAACAAATACATATAGATCTCTATGGCTCTCTTTCCCTTACCGGAATAGGTCACGCTACAGATATTGCTACTGTTTTAGGACTTTGTGGTCACGATCCCGTAACTATGGATATTTCGGTAATTGATCCCGAAATTCAGAAGATCAGGGAAACAAAAAAACTTCAGTTTAACGGGGAAAAAGAGATCAATTTTAGCATTGAGAATGATGTTAAGTTTAATAAGAAATTCCTTGAATTTCATCCTAACGGAATGACATTTCGGGCTAAACTGAAAAACGGTAAAAAAACCTCTTCTTCTTTTTATTCTATCGGTGGCGGATTCGTTGTAAAGAAAGAACGTAAAAACGCCAGCAAGAAGATGAAAAAATTTATGGAGTTCCCTTACCCCATAGAAAAAGCTACAGAACTCCTCGCCTATTGCAAAGCTGAAAACAAACCTATTTCTGAAATAGTTCTGGAAAACGAGAAATCCCTTAGAACCGAAGAAGAAATAAATGCCGGCTTAAAACAAATTTGGGATGTGATGCTCGAATCGATGTTCATTGGCTGTCATACCGAAGGAACCCTTCCCGGCGGACTCAATGTGAAACGCCGTTCTTTTGAAATGCACCAGCGCCTTATTGGCGAAGAAAAATATGATTCGCCCGAAGATTGGATAACTGCTATTAGAAGAACTGAGGTAAAGTTCAGGCAAATCCTTAAATGGGTGAGCTGTTTTGCCATTAGTGTAAACGAGGTAAATGCATCTTTGGGTCGTGTAGTTACTGCCCCAACAAATGGTAGTGCCGGCACCGTACCTTCAGTAATGATGTATTATATGGTCATAGAAAATCACAAGGCGACTTTTGAAGATATGAAACGCTTTATGCTGGTTGCCGGTGAAATTGGCAGTCTCTTTAAAAAAGGGGCAACGATTTCTGCCGCTATGGGCGGTTGCCAGGCAGAGATTGGCGTATCCTCGGCAATGGCTGCCGGCGGATTAACAGAATTGCTTGGTGGCACACCGGAACAAGTGCTAATGGCCGCAGAGATCGCTATGGAGCATCATCTTGGATTAACCTGCGATCCTATCGCAGGTTTGGTACAGGTACCTTGTATTGAAAGAAATGCAATGGGCGCCATAAAAGCCATTAACGCTGCTGAGATCGCCCTGGAAAGTGATGCTACCAAAGCAAAAGTTCCATTGGATAAAGTGATTGAAACAATGTGGGACACGGCAAAAGATATGAATTCAAAATATAAAGAAACCTCAGAAGGCGGGCTTGCTGTAAAGGTGAGTTTAAGTGATTGTTAA
- a CDS encoding CPBP family glutamic-type intramembrane protease produces the protein MIGTYFLFFFLLGFLNTFLPELDLEKYQQTELFNLMDESPLAFILMAVVIAPILEESMFRTLIKPSFTEIYIFICAVLAFVGLGFIPQEAHSLLKYGLVILSAIIIFLFLQSLKPSRFLRVFRIILYRNYRFIWLLTAALFGLVHIWNYVEGWQFDLILFLLIFPRIIAGYFFGKVKVENGNLLWPITMHAMNNGIVVFFLLPKLL, from the coding sequence ATGATTGGGACCTATTTTCTGTTTTTCTTTTTACTGGGATTTTTAAATACATTTTTACCAGAATTAGACCTCGAGAAATACCAGCAAACTGAACTATTCAATTTAATGGATGAAAGTCCTTTGGCATTTATTCTTATGGCGGTTGTTATAGCGCCCATTTTAGAAGAAAGTATGTTTAGGACACTGATTAAACCTTCTTTTACCGAAATCTATATTTTTATTTGTGCGGTACTTGCCTTTGTAGGCCTGGGTTTTATTCCGCAGGAAGCGCATTCTTTACTTAAATATGGCCTGGTAATTTTATCGGCTATTATCATTTTTCTTTTTTTGCAATCTCTTAAACCTTCAAGATTTCTTAGAGTATTCCGTATAATTCTATACCGAAATTATAGATTTATATGGCTACTTACCGCTGCTCTTTTTGGTTTGGTTCATATTTGGAATTACGTTGAAGGCTGGCAATTTGACCTGATTTTATTCCTTTTAATTTTCCCAAGAATTATCGCCGGGTATTTCTTCGGAAAAGTAAAAGTCGAAAACGGAAATCTCCTCTGGCCCATCACAATGCACGCCATGAATAACGGAATTGTAGTATTCTTCCTGCTTCCAAAGCTTTTATAA
- a CDS encoding alcohol dehydrogenase, which translates to MKAVQVKEKGGDFHVVEIDKPSPEENEVLIKVEACGICHSDAFVKDGAFPGIEYPRVPGHEVVGIVEEVGSRVNNWKKGQRVGVGWHGGHCFECEPCRRGDFISCENAKISGISYDGGYAEFMTAPQEAVVSIPEDLSSAEAAPLLCAGITVFNALRNSGITAGDTVAVQGIGGLGHLAIQYAAKMGMRTVAISTSDSKKELAEELGAHHFINAKQKDAAKELQNMGGAKLILATAPNSEAITSVIGGLGIDGKLLMVAATGDPIEVSPMELLMGRKSVAGWPSGTAMDSEDTLKFSAMTGTKPKIEEFPLDKVSEAYDKMINNKARFRVVLKP; encoded by the coding sequence ATGAAAGCTGTACAGGTAAAAGAAAAAGGCGGTGATTTTCACGTTGTTGAAATAGACAAACCATCACCAGAAGAGAACGAAGTTTTAATTAAAGTAGAAGCCTGTGGCATTTGCCACAGCGATGCTTTTGTAAAAGATGGTGCTTTTCCGGGGATCGAATATCCTCGTGTTCCCGGCCACGAAGTTGTAGGAATCGTTGAGGAAGTTGGTTCTCGTGTAAACAACTGGAAAAAAGGCCAGCGCGTTGGCGTTGGATGGCACGGCGGGCATTGTTTTGAGTGTGAACCCTGTCGACGTGGCGATTTTATAAGCTGCGAAAACGCAAAAATAAGCGGGATCTCTTACGATGGTGGTTACGCTGAATTTATGACTGCGCCACAGGAAGCGGTAGTCAGTATTCCGGAAGACCTATCTTCTGCTGAAGCTGCTCCCCTGCTCTGTGCGGGGATTACGGTTTTTAATGCCTTGAGAAATTCAGGAATTACCGCTGGCGACACCGTTGCCGTTCAGGGAATTGGCGGTTTGGGCCATTTGGCCATTCAGTATGCTGCTAAAATGGGAATGCGCACCGTAGCCATTTCTACCAGTGACAGCAAAAAAGAACTAGCTGAAGAATTAGGCGCACATCATTTTATAAATGCAAAACAGAAAGATGCGGCCAAGGAATTACAAAATATGGGCGGTGCTAAACTCATTTTGGCCACTGCACCCAATAGCGAAGCAATCACCTCTGTAATTGGTGGCCTGGGAATAGACGGTAAACTATTAATGGTAGCAGCAACCGGAGATCCTATTGAAGTTTCGCCAATGGAACTTCTAATGGGAAGAAAATCTGTTGCGGGTTGGCCAAGTGGTACCGCTATGGATTCTGAAGATACTTTAAAGTTTAGCGCCATGACGGGTACAAAACCAAAAATAGAAGAATTTCCGCTGGATAAAGTAAGCGAAGCCTACGATAAAATGATCAATAATAAAGCGCGGTTTAGAGTGGTTTTAAAACCATAA
- a CDS encoding nuclear transport factor 2 family protein, with protein sequence MKKLLLIGLFLISQGAWSQKNTDTEDIKILIEDFFEAFHAQDSTALKEFAHPEIKMQSVAIDAQGNTNLSTEDYSGFLKSIASIPKSTKFREELTDFKINTNGMIANASTPYRFFLNDELSHCGVNTFQLMKSEGKWKIIYLVDTRSKLGCK encoded by the coding sequence ATGAAGAAGTTATTGTTAATAGGTCTATTCCTAATTTCCCAGGGGGCCTGGAGCCAAAAGAATACAGACACAGAAGATATTAAGATTTTAATTGAAGACTTTTTTGAAGCTTTTCACGCCCAGGATTCTACTGCGCTAAAAGAATTTGCTCATCCAGAAATTAAGATGCAATCGGTGGCTATTGATGCCCAAGGAAATACCAATTTATCTACCGAAGACTATTCTGGTTTTTTAAAATCTATTGCTTCTATCCCAAAATCTACAAAATTCAGAGAAGAATTGACCGATTTTAAAATCAATACTAACGGAATGATCGCCAATGCAAGTACGCCATATAGATTCTTTTTAAATGATGAATTAAGTCATTGCGGGGTAAACACTTTCCAATTGATGAAGTCTGAGGGCAAGTGGAAAATTATTTACCTGGTAGACACTCGCAGTAAATTAGGATGTAAATAA
- a CDS encoding glycoside hydrolase family 18 protein, translating into MKIVKNILVILSVGMILTTCQLQAQEQNSKKIVGYIVAGNVDDKFDEISPEKLTHINYAFANIKDGKIIEGNPKDVERLKKLNTLKKDNPELKILISVGGWTWSGGFSEAVATKNDREQFANSGISFLQKHKIDGIDLDWEYPGQPGAGNIHSPNDKENFTAILKLFRKKLDSVGEIDNRNYLLTIATAANEEYLKHVELNKIHPHLDFINIMSYDYQGGWNDSTSHHTNLFISETNPDDYKQSTKTAVKEHLEAGAPSKKLVIGMAFYGRGWHETENQNSGLHQKAFGNSFSINYRELKDSLKTSNYRRFWDETAKAPYLWREDTGTFITYDDPRSIKEKVQFIEENDLGGAMFWQYHGDDGELLKTLYTELKKQ; encoded by the coding sequence ATGAAAATTGTAAAAAACATCTTGGTTATCCTATCGGTAGGAATGATTCTCACTACCTGCCAATTACAAGCTCAGGAGCAAAATTCAAAGAAGATTGTAGGTTATATTGTTGCCGGAAATGTAGATGATAAATTCGATGAAATCTCTCCGGAAAAGCTTACGCACATCAACTACGCTTTTGCGAATATTAAAGACGGAAAAATTATAGAGGGAAATCCAAAAGATGTAGAACGCTTGAAGAAACTAAACACATTGAAGAAAGATAATCCTGAATTAAAAATCCTGATCTCGGTGGGAGGCTGGACCTGGTCTGGTGGTTTTTCTGAAGCAGTAGCTACAAAAAATGACAGGGAGCAATTTGCCAATAGTGGCATTTCTTTTCTTCAAAAACATAAAATTGACGGGATAGATCTAGACTGGGAATATCCGGGGCAACCGGGAGCAGGAAATATTCATTCTCCAAATGACAAAGAAAACTTTACCGCTATCTTAAAGCTTTTTAGGAAAAAGTTAGACTCGGTCGGCGAAATCGATAATAGAAATTACCTATTAACTATTGCAACCGCTGCAAATGAGGAATATTTAAAGCACGTTGAATTAAATAAGATTCATCCTCACCTGGATTTTATAAATATTATGAGCTACGATTACCAGGGAGGTTGGAACGATTCTACTTCGCATCATACCAATTTATTTATTTCAGAAACCAATCCTGATGATTATAAACAGAGTACTAAAACTGCGGTAAAAGAACATTTGGAGGCTGGCGCTCCTTCAAAAAAACTTGTTATAGGAATGGCTTTTTATGGGAGAGGTTGGCACGAAACTGAAAACCAAAACTCAGGTCTTCACCAAAAAGCTTTCGGAAATTCTTTTAGTATAAATTATCGGGAATTAAAAGACAGTTTAAAAACAAGTAATTACAGGCGTTTTTGGGATGAAACGGCTAAAGCACCGTATTTATGGCGCGAAGATACCGGCACCTTTATCACGTATGATGATCCCAGATCTATAAAGGAAAAAGTTCAGTTTATTGAAGAGAATGATCTTGGCGGAGCTATGTTTTGGCAATACCACGGAGACGATGGCGAATTATTAAAAACGCTTTATACTGAACTAAAAAAACAATAA